One Bosea sp. 124 genomic window, TCTTCACGCTGCCGGCCAACATGTCGGACCAGCCCTCGGTTGCAGTTCCGGCCGGGATGACCGCTGCCGGCCTGCCGATCGGTCTGCAGATCACCGGCCGGCGCTTCGACGATCTCGGCGTGCTGCGGATGGCGCGGGCGTGGGAGCAGTTGCGCCAGCCACTGCCGGATTTCCCGCGCCCGGCCTGAGCTTCCAAGCGGCTTGTCGAGGATCGATTGGCCGGTCGAGGGTGACGGCGTGTTTTCCGGGCGCGTCAGCGGCTGATGCTTGTCGCGAAGAGTGTCGCCGCGGATATTGCCAAGCTCAAAACAGCGCCGTCGGCGCCAGTTGGGCGACGAACATCAGGGCCAGGGCGGCCAGGCCCAGCGCTCCACCCGTCCAGGCGAGCAGGCTGATGCCGGTGATGATCGCCGCCGAGGAGATCACGATCGCGATCTGCAAGAGGCCGGAGACGATGTCGTATTTGTCGTCGCGGGCGCTGGAGATGTCGCGCTGCGCTTCGGCGGCCTTGGCGCGCACGATCAGCTCCTTGCGGCCTTCATTGGTCTCAGGTTCGGATTCATAGCGGGCGATCGTGGCCTTCCAGCCCTCGATGCGCTTCTGCAGGCGCTCCCGGACAATGGGGTCGGTGGCTCCGGCGAGATCGACCTCCATCGCCTCGGCTGCCGTGCGCAGCGTGGTGCCGCGAATGGTCTTGGCCTGGAAGAAGGCCCAGAGATTGGAGGCCTCGACATTCTTGGCCAGAGCGTCCTGCTCCGCGTTCTTGCCGCCGATCTCGGAGAAGGCGAGCATCAGCGCAAGGATCGCGATCAGCAGCGCGATGCGCTTGTTGCCACCTTGCGGGGTTTCGATCTCGGTCGACATGAATCAGGCAGGCTCCGGTCGCTGGGCTCTGCGCTGTACGTCATTCCGCTGCGGCATCAAATGGCTTTGTTGTCCGGAAAGCTGACGCCGCGCCGGCGCGCGGATGGGCGGCGTCATAGGCCGCCATCAGCCTCGCCGAATCGATGCGGGTGTAGATCTGCGTCGTCGAGAGCGAGGCGTGGCCGAGCAGTTCCTGGATCGCGCGGAGATCGCCGCCGCGACCGAGCAGATGCGTGGCGAAGGAATGGCGCAGCGAGTGCGGCGTCGCCGATGAAGGCAGGCCGAGCGCGCCGCGCAGCCCCTCGACTGCGAGCTGGATGATGCGCGGAGAAAGCGGACCGCCCTTGGCGCCGAGAAAGAGCGGGCCGTCCGGCGGCAGGCGCCAGGGGCAGAGCGACAGATACTCGGCAATTGCCGTGACGACGACGGGCAGCACCGGGACCATGCGGGTCTTGTTGCCCTTGCCGATGACGGTGAGCGTGTCGCCGGGGCTGGCCGGGACCTGGGCGCGGGTGAGCGAGAGCGCTTCGGAGATGCGCAGGCCGCAGCCATAGAGCAGGGCCAGCACGGCGGCGTCGCGGGCGAGAATCCATTGCTCGTGCGCCTCGCCGGCGCGGGTGTCTGCCTGGGTCACGGCCCTGGCGGCGCCGGCTTCGAGCGGGCGCGGCAGGGATTTGCCGATGCGCGGGCCCCGCGTCGCAGCAAAAGCTGCGGCCTTCAGCTTGCCGGTGCGCTCGCCGAAACGGGCGAGCGAGCGCAGTGCAGCGAGCTGGCGCATCAGGGTGCGGTTGCCGACGCCGTCGCGGCGGCGCCGGCCGAGAAAGGCGCGCAGATCCGCGGGCTTGAGAGTGGCGATGTCGGATAGCGAGGGGGCGCCGCCGAGATGCTCGGTCAGGAAGACGGCGAACTGGCGCAGATCGCGGCCATAGGCTTCGAGCGTCTTCGGCGAGAGCCGGCGCTCATGGGCGAGATGGCCGAGCCAGTCGCGGGTCAGGGTGTCGAAATCGGTCACGGATGCATGCGTCCTCAGCCGTCATGGTCGGGCTTGTCCCGACCATCCACGTCTTTGCTGGTCGAGACCTGTGTTCAAGACGTGGATGCTCGCCACAAGGGCGAGCATGACGGGTCTGCCTTAACACCGTGCGAATCAATGTCGGCTGCCGGCCATGCGTCGCTACGCCCTGGGACAGGCGAAGGGCATGAAGGTGCTGGCCATGCCCTGGTTCATGCCCATGATGACCATGACATTGGCGAGGTTCAGCTCCTCGGCGCTGCGCGGGCAGACCTCGCCCTTGATGCTGCAGCCGGAGACGAGGAAGGCCTCGTGGGCGTCGAGAAAGGGCTGGCCGAGCCCCTTGCGCCCGAACTTCGTCAGCGCCTCGGCATAGGCCCTGGTGTAGCGCTCGCATTTGATCGCCGGCCAGTTCTCCGGCGGCTTTGGCTGGGCGAGGCCTTGCGTTGCGGGACCGAGGATGAGGCCGGCCGCGAAAGCAAGCCGGACCAGATGGGGACAGGTTCTCGTCATGGCTCGCTCGTCAACTCGGCTGGTGGATGATTGCGCGACGGTGCCCTCACCGACAGGGTCGCAGAAATCAGGCGATCGGGGCAATGCCAAGGCAGGCGGTTGTCGCTCCCGGCGCGAGGGGCTAGGCAGGCGCCATGAGCGGCGATGCGGAGCAGACGGCGGAAGGCGGCACGGTCGATGTGCTGATCCCGCTCGGGCTCGACCAGGCCTACAGCTATGCCGTGCCGCCCGGGCTGGTGCTGGCGCCGGGCGACGTCGTGCAGGTGCCGCTGGGGCCGCGCGAGACGGTCGGCGTCGTCTGGGAAATGGGCTCCGGGCGCGGCGGCAATCTCAAGAAGGTCACGGCCAGGCTCGACATGCCGCCGCTCGATGGCGCGCTGATGAAGCTGGTCGACTGGGTGGCCTGGTACACGCTGGCGCCGAAGGGCTCGGTGCTGGCGCTGGCTTTGCGTCGCCCGCCCGACGACACGCCGGAGCGGCCCAGGCTGGGCATCCGTCTCGTCGGCGCCCCTCCCGCCCGGATGACGCCGGCGCGCGCGCGGGCCATCGCTGCGGCTGCGGGCGGCCTGCTTACAGCTAAGAGCGCGCTGGCGGAAGCGGCTTCGGTCAGCGCGGCGGTGATCGATTCCCTCGTCGATGCCGGCACCTTCACGGTCGAGCCCCTGCCGCGCGATGCGGTCGCGGCGATGCCCGACCCGGACCATGCCAGGCCGGCATTGTCCGAAGATCAGGCGGCGGCGGCGGATGCGCTGGTCGCCTCGGTCAAGGCCGAGAGCTATGGCGTGACGCTGCTCGAAGGCGTCACCGGCTCGGGCAAGACGGAGGTCTATTTCGAGGCGGTGGCGGAGGCCATCAGGCTCGGCCGTCAGAGCCTGATCCTGATGCCCGAGATCGCGCTGACGGCGCAGTTCATCGACCGTTTCGAGGCGCGCTTCGGCGTCAGGCCGGGCTTATGGCATTCGGCGGTGACCGGACGCCGGCGCGAGCGGCTGCAGGCGGCGATCGCCAACGGTGAGGCGAAGGTGGTCGCAGGCGCGCGCTCGGCGCTCTTCCTGCCTTACAGGGATCTCGGGCTGATCGTCGTCGATGAAGAGCATGAGGCCGCCTACAAGCAGGAGGATGGCGTCGCCTATCATGCCCGCGACATGGCGGTGGTGCGCGGGCGCATCGAGAACGCGCCCGTGATCCTGACCTCGGCGACGCCCTCGCTGGAGACGCGGGTCAATGCCGAGCGCGGCCGCTATGTCCATCTCAAGCTTCCGGAGCGTTTCGGCGGTCGCAGCCTGCCGACGCTCGGCCTCGTCGATCTGCGCCAGGACAAGCCGCCGCGCGGACGCTGGATTTCCGACGCGCTGGCCAAGGCGATGGCGGTCAATCTGGAGGCCGGCGAGCAGACTTTGCTGTTCCTGAACCGGCGGGGCTATGCGCCGCTGACCTTGTGTCGCGACTGCGGGCATCGCTTCCAATGCCCGAACTGCTCGGCCTGGCTGGTCGACCATCGTTTTCGGCGGGCGCTGGTCTGCCATCATTGCGGCCATGTCGAGCGCCGGCCGAACGAGTGTCCGCAATGTCATGCCGCTGACAGCCTGACGGCCTGTGGGCCGGGCGTCGAGCGATTGGCCGAGGAGGTGGCGACCTTGTTCCCGCAGGCGCGGGGCATCGTTTTGTCGAGTGACTTTCCCGGCGGCACCGAGCGGCTGAAGCAGGAGCTGATGGCGGTCGCATCCGGCGAGTTCGATATCGTCATCGGCACGCAGCTCGTCGCCAAGGGCCACAACTTTCCGGGCATGACGCTGGTCGGGGTGGTCGATGCCGATCTCGGCCTGACCTCGGGCGATCCGCGTGCGGCCGAGCGCACCTTCCAGGTGCTGAGGCAGGTGACGGGCCGGGCCGGGCGGGGCGAAAGGCCGGGCCGGGCCCTGCTGCAGACGCATGACCCGTCGCATCCCGTGCTGAAGGCTCTGGTCTCCGGCGACCCGGAGCGGTTTTATGCCGCAGAGGCGGCGTCGCGGGAGGCGGCCGGCCTGCCGCCCTTCGGCCGGCTCGCGGGCCTGATCATCTCCGCCAACAGCCAGGCCGAGGCGGAAGGTCATGCGCGGACGCTGGCACGCTGTGCGCAAGCACCGGACGGCGTCAGCGTGCTCGGGCCGGCGGAAGCGCCGCTCGCCGTGCTGCGCGGGCGCCATCGCATGCGCCTGATCGTGAAAACGGAGCGCGAGGTGAATCTTCAGGATTACCTGCGCGCATGGTTGAAGCGCGGCGGCAAACCCAAGGGCTCGGTCAGGGTCGCAGTCGATGTCGATCCGCAGAGCTTCCTGTGAACATGTCAGCCTCCCTTTGAACGACTGAAAGGACGGGCAAAACCCGGCCTTCGATCGCCATCAACGGATTGCGCGCCCCAGAACCACATGCTAGTGCACCGCCACATTTAGGTCGCGAAGCCGTCTTGCTGGTTTCTCGCCCGTGATACATCGCAGCGCCAGGACATCGCACTCCACCCTTGCTGAGAGGGTCGCCGGGAGCAGTCCTTTGAAACGAGAGACGTGACGCGTGGCTGAAGGCGGATCGCAGGGATCATTGGTTTCGGGCGTAGCCGGTCGCTACGCCACGGCCCTTTTCGAGTTGGCCGAAGAGGCCAACGCCATTGACGCCGTCTCCGCCGATCTCGACAGCTTTTCGGCAATGCTCGCCGAGAGCGAAGATCTGCGCCGCCTGGTCGGCAGCCCGGCCTTCTCGGCCGAAGAGCAGACCGGCGCGATCAAGGCGGTTCTCGCTTCCGCCAAGATTTCCGGCATCGCCGCCAACTTCATCGGTCTCGTCGCCAGCAAGCGCCGCCTTTTCGCGCTGCCGGGCATGATCGCCGGCTACAAGGCTCTCGTCGCCGAAGCCAAGGGCATCGTCAGCGCCGAGGTCACGCTCGCCGAGGCGCCCGCGCCCAAGAGGGTCGAGGAAATCCGCGCTGCGCTCGCCGCCGTCGCGGGCAAGGCTGTCGATGTCGCGATCAAGATCGATCCGGCGCTGATCGGCGGGCTCGTCGTCAAGATGGGCTCCCGCATGGTCGACGCCTCGCTGAAAACCAAGCTCAATTCAATTCGTCTTGCCATGAAAGAGGTCGGCTGATGGAAATCCGCCCCGCTGAAATCTCCGCGATCCTGAAGGCCCAGATTTCGAATTTTGGGTCCGAAGCCTCCGTCACCGAGGTCGGCCAGGTTCTCTCCGTCGGCGACGGCATCGCCCGCGTCTACGGCCTCGACAAGGTCCAGGCCGGTGAGATGGTCGAGTTCGAGAGCGGCGTGCGCGGCATGGCGCTCAACCTCGAAAGCGACAATGTCGGCGTCGTGATCTTCGGTTCCGACCGCGAGATCAAGGAAGGCCAGACCGTCAAGCGCACCGGCGCGATCGTCGACGTTCCGGTCGGCAACGAGCTGCTCGGCCGCGTCGTCGACGCGCTCGGCAACCCGATCGACGGCAAGGGGCCGATCAAGGCGACCCAGCGCTCGCGCGTCGACGTCAAGGCGCCCGGCATCATTCCGCGCAAGTCGGTGCATGAGCCGATGGCGACCGGCCTCAAGGCGATCGATGCCCTGATCCCGATTGGCCGCGGCCAGCGCGAGCTGATCATCGGCGACCGCCAGACCGGCAAGACCGCCGTGGCGCTCGACACGATCCTGAACCAGAAGGCCAATAACGAGGGCACGGACGAGAGCCAGAAGCTCTACTGCGTCTATGTCGCCATCGGCCAGAAGCGTTCGACCGTCGCCCAGTTCGTGAAGGTGCTCGAGGAGCGCGGCGCGCTGGAATACTCGATCGTCGTCGCCGCGACCGCCTCGGACGCCGCCCCGATGCAGTTCCTGGCGCCCTTCGCCGGCTGCGCCATGGGCGAGTATTTCCGCGACAACGGCATGCATGCCGTCATCATCTATGACGACCTCTCCAAGCAGGCCGTCGCCTACCGCCAGATGTCGCTCTTGCTGCGCCGCCCGCCGGGCCGCGAGGCCTATCCCGGCGATGTGTTCTATCTCCACTCCCGCCTGCTCGAGCGCGCCGCCAAGATGGGCGACGAGGCCGGCAACGGGTCGCTGACGGCGCTGCCGGTCATCGAGACGCAGGCGAACGACGTCTCGGCCTACATCCCGACCAACGTGATCTCGATCACCGACGGCCAGATCTTCCTCGAGACCGACCTGTTCTACCAGGGCATCCGCCCGGCCGTGAACGTCGGCCTCTCGGTTTCGCGCGTCGGCTCGGCCGCGCAGACCAAGGCGACCAAGAAGGTCGCCGGCAAGATCAAGGGCGAGCTTGCCCAGTATCGTGAAATGGCCGCCTTCGCCCAGTTCGGCTCGGACCTCGATGCGGTGACGCAGCGCCTGCTCAACCGCGGCGCCCGCCTGACCGAGCTGCTGAAGCAGGCGCAGTTCTCGCCGCTGAAGATGGAAGAGCAGACGGTCGTGATCTATGCCGGCGTCAACGGCTATCTCGACCCGCTGCCGGTCAACAAGGTCCGCGCCTTCGAGGACGGCCTGCTGGCGCTGGTGCGCGGCAAACATGTCGATATGCTCAACGAGATCGGCAAGACCAAGGATCTTTCGGACGCGAACGCCGCGAAGCTGAAAGAGATCGTGACCGACTACGCCAAGTCGTTCGCCTGATCGTCATTGCGAGCGCAGCGGGGCAATCCAGCCTCGCCGCGCACCTGCTCTGGATTGCTTCGTCGCCGCGCTTCCCGCAGGTGACGGGTAGGAGATCAAGACCGGATGCCGTCCCTTAAGGACCTACGAAACCGCATCGCTTCCGTGAAGGCGACGCAGAAGATCACCAAGGCCATGCAGATGGTCGCGGCTGCCAAGCTGCGCCGGGCGCAGGCGGCGGCGGAAGCCGCGCGTCCCTATGCCGAGCGCATGGAGACGGTGCTGGCCAATCTCGCTTCCGGCGTCACCGGTTCGAGCGCGCCCCGCCTGATCGGCGGCACGGGCTCCGACAAGGTGCATCTGCTCGTCGTCTGCACTGCCGAGCGCGGCCTGTGCGGCGCCTTCAACTCCTCGATCGCGCGCCTGGCGCGCGACAAGGCGAATGCGCTCAAGGCCGAAGGCAAGACGGTCAAGATCATCTGCGTCGGCAAGAAGGGTTACGACATCCTGCGCCGGCAGTTCGAGAAGGACATCATCGAGCTGATCGACCTGCGCGCCTTCAAGCAGGTCGGCTTCGCCAATGCGGAGGGCATCGCGCAGAACATCCTGACGCGCTTCGCCGCCGGCGAGTTCGACGTCGCGACCTTGTTCTTCTCGAAATTCAAGTCGGTGATCTCGCAGATCCCGACCGCGCAGCGCATCATCCCGGCCGAGATTCCGGCCGGTACCAAGGTGACCGACGCCGTCTATGACTACGAGCCGGACGAGAGCGAGATTCTGGAGACGCTGCTGCCGCGCAACCTCACGGTGCAGGTGCTGCGCGCGATCCTCGAGAACGCCGCTTCCGAGCAGGGCGCGCGCATGTCGGCGATGGACTCCGCCACGCGCAACGCCGGCGAGATGATCAAGAAGCAGACGCAGCTCTACAACCGCTCGCGCCAGGCGATGATCACCAAGGAACTGATCGAGATCATCTCCGGCGCGGAAGCGCTCTAAACGCCTAGCAATTAGGCCGGCATGCCGGCCACCCGACACGCTGTACCCGAGGTTCGAAACCATGGCCAAAGCCGCTACCAAGAAGACCGCCGCCGCCGAGAAGCCCGCCAACACCGGCACCGGCCGCATCGTGCAGGTCATCGGCGCCGTCGTCGACGTGCAGTTCGACGGCGTGCTGCCCGAGATCCTGAACGCGCTCGAGACCGACAATCTGGGCAACCGCCTGGTGCTCGAAGTCGCCCAGCATCTCGGCGAGAACACCGTCCGCACGATCGCGATGGACTCCTCCGAAGGCCTGGTTCGCGGCCAGTCGGTCACCGACACCGGCTCCCCGATCATGGTTCCGGTCGGCGACGAGTGCCTTGGCCGCATCATGAACGTCATCGGCGAGCCCGTCGACGAGGCTGGCCCGATCCTGACCACCAGCCGTCGCGGCATCCACCAGCCGGCTCCATCCTATGCCGACCAGGCGACGGACGCGCAGATCCTCGTCACCGGCATCAAGGTCGTCGACCTGCTGGCGCCTTACGCCAAGGGCGGCAAGATCGGCCTGTTCGGCGGCGCCGGCGTCGGCAAGACCGTGCTGATCATGGAGCTGATCAACAACGTCGCGAAGGCCCATGGCGGCTACTCGGTGTTCGCCGGCGTCGGCGAGCGCACCCGCGAAGGCAACGACCTCTATCACGAGATGATCGAGTCGGGCGTGAACAAGAAGGGCGGCGGCGAAGGCTCCAAATGCGCTCTCGTCTACGGCCAGATGAACGAGCCCCCGGGCGCCCGCATGCGCGTTGCGCTCTCGGGCCTGACCGTTGCGGAAGACTTCCGCGACAAGGGCCAGGACGTGCTGTTCTTCGTCGACAACATCTTCCGCTTCACGCAGGCCGGCTCCGAAGTGTCGGCGCTGCTCGGCCGCATCCCGTCGGCGGTGGGTTACCAGCCGACGCTGGCGACGGACATGGGCAACCTGCAGGAGCGCATCACCACCACCAACAAGGGCTCGATCACCTCGGTGCAGGCGATCTACGTCCCCGCCGACGATCTGACCGACCCGGCGCCCGCGGCTTCGTTTGCTCATCTTGACGCCACGACCGTCCTGTCGCGTTCGATCGCTGAAAAGGGCATCTACCCGGCCGTCGACCCGCTCGACTCGACCTCGCGCATGCTTTCGGCCGCGATCGTCGGCGAGGAGCACTACACCATCGCCCGCCAGGTCCAGCAGATCCTCCAGCGCTACAAGGCGCTGCAGGACATCATCGCGATCCTGGGCATGGACGAGCTCTCGGAAGAGGACAAGATCTCGGTCGCCCGCGCCCGCAAGATCGAGCGCTTCCTGTCGCAGCCCTTCTTCGTCGCCGAAATCTTCACCGGCTCGCCGGGCAAGCTCGTCGCGCTCGAAGACACGATCAAGGGCTTCAAGGGCCTGGTCGAGGGCAAGTACGACCACCTGCCGGAGGCGGCGTTCTACATGGTCGGCTCGATCGACGAAGCCATCGAGAAGGCCCAGCGCCTGGCGGCCGAAGCCGCCTGATGACCCGTCATTCCCGGGCTTGACCCGGGAATCTCTGGACGAGAACAAACTGGTTTCCGAGATGGTCGGGTCGAGCCCGACCATGACGAGCCGGGGAGAAAGCACCGATGGCCACCTTCAAGTTCGAACTCGTCTCGCCCGAGCGCATCCTGTTCTCGGGGGATGTCGTCAGCGTCATCGTTCCCTCCTGCGAGGGTGAGATGACCGTGCTGGCCGGCCATGCGCCGCTGGTCGCGACGCTGAAGGCGGGCATCGTCTTCGTCCAGACGACCGACAACAACGGCAAGGAATTCTTCGTCAATGGCGGTCTCGTCGAGATCAATGCCGCCTCGACGACGATCCTGGCCGAGCAGGGCCGTTTCCTCGAGGATGTCGACGTCGCCGTGCTCGATCAGGAAATCCTGACGGCCGAGACCAAGCTCACCGGCTCACATGATGAGGACGAGCAGAAGCGCCTGCATGATACGCTGGTGCAACTGCGCGAGTTCAAGCACGTCTTCGAGACCCGCAAGGCGGCGTAAGTTTCCCTTCTCCCCACCAAGATCGTGCTTGTCCGATCTTGGAAGATGTAATGTTCATGTCGGATATATCCGACATGGGTCGGAGAAGGTGTCTGCATCACAGACGGATGAGAGAAGGGTCGCGATAGCGGCCCTTTTTGTTTGTGGACAGAGATCTTTCCCTCATCCGTCAGCGCTTCGTACTGCCACCTTCTCTCCTATGGGGAGAAGGCATCACGTCGCGTATGCCGTCGTGGCGAAGACTGAGAAGGCCGAGACGACCTTCTGATAGACCGGCCGCTTGAACGGCACGACGCGCTCGGGCATCGCGGCCAGTGGCAACCAGGCCCATTCCGAGAATTCGGCCGGCTCGTCGCCATTGGGGCGGGTGATGTCGAATTCCGACTCGGGGCCGGTGAAGCGGAAGGCGACCCAGCGCTGGCGTTGGCCGCGAAAGGCGCAGAGCCGGTGCGGCGGCCCTGCATAGGCGGGGAAGTCGTAAGTCCACCAGTCCGGCGTGGCCGCGAGGAAGGCGGCGCTGGTGATGCCGGTTTCCTCGGCGAGTTCGCGGCGCGCCGCCGCGACGATGTCCTCTTCGGCATCGATGCCGCCCTGCGGCATCTGCCAGTCGAACCCCGGCAGAACGATCTCGGGCCCGGCGCTGTGCGAATGCCCGGCGAAGACGAACCCATCCTGGTTGAACAGGGCGATGCCGACATTGGGGCGGTAGGGGAGTGACATGACTTTGTTTCGCAGGGTTGGCGAGCGCGCGGCTCGCCGAGCATTCTCCGTCAAGCTCGCTGTTGTGGCGAGCATCCGCGTCTTGAAAACGGACTGCAATCAGCGAAGACGGAGATGGCCGGGACAAGCCCGACCAAGACGTGGAGAGAGGTCGCTATACGAGTTTACTCCCCCATCGCGATCAGGCTGGCATTGCCGCCGGCGGCGGCTGTGTTGATCGTGACTGTCTGCTCGGTCGCAAAGCGCATCAGGTAGTTCGGGCCGCCTGCCTTTGGGCCGGTGCCCGAGAGGCCGTGGCCGCCGAAGGGCTGCTGGCCTACGACCGCGCCGATGATGTTGCGGTTGACGTAGATATTGCCGGTCGAGAGCTGGCTCGTGACCTGCTCGACGGTCGTCTCGATGCGCGAATGCACCCCCAGCGTCAGTCCGTAGCCGGTTGCCTCAATGTCGTTAATGACTTTGTCGAGTTCACCCGCCTTCCAGCGCACGACATGCAGGATCGGGCCGAAATGCTCGCTGGTCAGCTCGGCGACGCCGCCGAGCGCGACGACATGCGGCGCGACGAAGGTGCCGCCCAGTGCCGGTGCCTTGCCAGCCCAGCTGAGGCGGCCGAGCTTGCGCATCGCCTCGACATGGGCGTCGAGACGATGCTTCGCGGCAGAGTCGATGACGGGGCCGATATGGGTGTCGATGGTGCGCGGATCGCCGAGCTTCAATTCGCGCGCGGCGCCGGTGATCATCTCGATCATCTTGTCGGCGACATCCTCCTGCACGACGAGCAGGCGCAGCGCCGAGCAGCGCTGGCCGGCGGAACGGAAGGCCGACATCACGACGTCGTCCGCAACCTGTTCGGCCAGCGCCGTCGCGTCGACGATCATGGCGTTGAGGCCGCCGGTCTCGGCGATCAACGGGACGATGGGGCCGTCCTTGGCGGCAAGCGCGCGGTTGATCGCGCGCGCCGTCGCGGTCGAGCCGGTGAAGGCGACGCCGGCGACCTCCTTGTGGCCGACGAGGGCCGCTCCCACCGCGCCGTCTCCGGGAACGAGATGCAAGGCGCTTGTGGGAATACCGGCCTCATGCAGCAGGCGGATGGTCTCGGATGCGATCAACGGAGTCTGCGGGGCCGGCTTGGCGACGACGCTGTTGCCGGTGACGAGGGCGGCCGCGATCTGGCCCGCGAAGATCGCAAGCGGGAAGTTCCAGGGCGCGATGCAGAGGAACGGTCCGCGCCCGCGCAAGACGAGGCGGTTGTCCTCGCCGGTCGGGCCGGGCAGCGCGGTCGCGCTGGCGAACTTGGCCTCGGCCCCGGCGGCGTAGTATCGACAGAAATCGACCGCCTCGCGAACCTCGGAGAGAGCGTCGTCCAGTGTCTTGCCGGCCTCGGCCTGTAGCAAAGCGAGCAGCAGGCCGCGCCGTGCTTCCATCAGATCCGCCGCCTTGCGGAGCGCTGCGGCGCGGGCGCGGGCGGGCGTCGCGTTCCAGCCGGCAAAGCCGGCCTTCGCGGCCAGCATCGCGCGTCCCGCCAGCGTGGTGTCGCCCTCGCGGACACGGCCGATGACCTTGTTGTCGATCGGCGAGCGCACATCGCGGGCGGTTCCGCCAGTCGACTTGCCGTCGATGATCGGGCTGGCCTCGGGGAAGGGCTTGGCCGTTGCGGTCGCGATCTCGGCCAGAAGCCCGTCGAGGCTTTCGGCATGGCCGAGCTCGACGCCGGCCGAGTTCTTGCGGGAGGGGCCGAAGAGATCGGCCGGCAGCGGGATACGGCGGTGGCGCGCGGCACCGGCATTGCCGATGATATCGGCCGGGGGCACCAGAAGCTGCGCGACGGGCACGTCGGGATCACCCGAGACGCTGACGAAGGAGGAGTTGGCGCCGTTCTCGAGCAGGCGACGCACGAGATAGGCGAGCAGATCCTGATGGCCGCCGACCGGCGCATAAGTGCGGCAGGCAAAGCCGTCCTGCCCCGCCAGCAGCTTCTCGTAAAGCGCCTCGCCCATGCCGTGCAGGCGCTGGA contains:
- a CDS encoding RNA pyrophosphohydrolase — translated: MSLPYRPNVGIALFNQDGFVFAGHSHSAGPEIVLPGFDWQMPQGGIDAEEDIVAAARRELAEETGITSAAFLAATPDWWTYDFPAYAGPPHRLCAFRGQRQRWVAFRFTGPESEFDITRPNGDEPAEFSEWAWLPLAAMPERVVPFKRPVYQKVVSAFSVFATTAYAT
- the putA gene encoding bifunctional proline dehydrogenase/L-glutamate gamma-semialdehyde dehydrogenase PutA, producing MVAPAPTLPAFRAIFAEDDGAIATRLLAGARREPAAKARIDARATGLIEAIRTRKVGLGGIEELLREYSLSTREGLALMVLAEALLRVPDAATADRLIEDKLGQGDFAHHESKSDAFLVSASAWALGITARVIQPGETPSSIIGGLAKRLGVPTVRTATRQAMRVMGNHFVLGQTIQEALKRAGSKSGKLYRYSFDMLGEGARTQADADRYFASYTAAIDAIGRSAGNEPLPERPGISVKLSALHPRYDATNHERVLAELTPKVVKLAQQAKSYDLNFTIDAEEADRLELSLDIIDAVVADPSLADWDGFGLAIQAYQKRASAVIAHIGALAEGHGRRMMVRLVKGAYWDTELKRAQERGLADYPVFTRKAMTDLNYEACAAQLLALRPRIIPQFATHNAQTVATVAEMAGGSEGFEFQRLHGMGEALYEKLLAGQDGFACRTYAPVGGHQDLLAYLVRRLLENGANSSFVSVSGDPDVPVAQLLVPPADIIGNAGAARHRRIPLPADLFGPSRKNSAGVELGHAESLDGLLAEIATATAKPFPEASPIIDGKSTGGTARDVRSPIDNKVIGRVREGDTTLAGRAMLAAKAGFAGWNATPARARAAALRKAADLMEARRGLLLALLQAEAGKTLDDALSEVREAVDFCRYYAAGAEAKFASATALPGPTGEDNRLVLRGRGPFLCIAPWNFPLAIFAGQIAAALVTGNSVVAKPAPQTPLIASETIRLLHEAGIPTSALHLVPGDGAVGAALVGHKEVAGVAFTGSTATARAINRALAAKDGPIVPLIAETGGLNAMIVDATALAEQVADDVVMSAFRSAGQRCSALRLLVVQEDVADKMIEMITGAARELKLGDPRTIDTHIGPVIDSAAKHRLDAHVEAMRKLGRLSWAGKAPALGGTFVAPHVVALGGVAELTSEHFGPILHVVRWKAGELDKVINDIEATGYGLTLGVHSRIETTVEQVTSQLSTGNIYVNRNIIGAVVGQQPFGGHGLSGTGPKAGGPNYLMRFATEQTVTINTAAAGGNASLIAMGE